The Thermostichus vulcanus str. 'Rupite' genome window below encodes:
- a CDS encoding GNAT family N-acetyltransferase yields MSASSRSVLPSLVVYPATPRDLEPLAEVLTQVFHPPLGLQRWIYPIRKLGIREDLRLRLGSRDPYYCCLAASVGSRVVGTAEISLRAMAHGKYPYLSNLAVLPGWRRQGVARQLLLGAEGVVQVWGYRNLHLHVLEDNFPARQLYAQLRYIPIERTSRLWRWLGVPPQLLLCKWLS; encoded by the coding sequence TTGAGCGCCTCTTCTCGGTCTGTATTACCTTCTCTTGTGGTTTATCCGGCTACACCGAGAGATTTGGAGCCGTTGGCGGAGGTGCTAACTCAGGTTTTCCATCCACCGCTGGGGCTGCAACGCTGGATCTACCCGATTCGCAAGCTGGGCATTCGTGAGGATTTGCGCCTAAGGCTGGGCTCAAGGGATCCCTACTATTGTTGTTTGGCCGCTTCGGTGGGATCCCGTGTGGTGGGTACTGCAGAAATCTCCTTGCGAGCCATGGCCCATGGCAAATATCCCTATCTTTCCAATTTGGCGGTTCTACCGGGTTGGCGGCGGCAGGGGGTAGCTCGTCAGCTTCTGCTGGGTGCGGAAGGAGTGGTTCAGGTGTGGGGCTACCGCAATTTGCATTTGCACGTCCTGGAAGATAACTTTCCAGCTCGACAGCTCTATGCCCAACTCCGCTATATCCCGATTGAGCGGACCTCCCGACTCTGGCGGTGGCTAGGGGTGCCGCCCCAGTTGTTGTTGTGTAAGTGGCTATCCTGA
- a CDS encoding peroxiredoxin — protein MVWRWLSLMLSLVGLLVGLSGVQPAWAQWGTTPLPQIGFPAPEFELADQTGQLRHLADFRGEWVVLYFYPRDFTSGCTIEARRFQQDLPKFRAMGAQIVGVSADSVDSHERFCSAEGLQFPLLSDPDGKVSEAYGSWMGDVALRNTFLIDREGILREIDPIVHPSRHSAEVLAQLRELING, from the coding sequence ATGGTTTGGCGGTGGTTAAGCCTGATGTTGAGTCTTGTGGGCTTGCTTGTGGGTCTCAGTGGTGTTCAGCCTGCCTGGGCGCAGTGGGGAACCACCCCTTTGCCTCAAATCGGCTTCCCTGCACCCGAGTTCGAGTTGGCGGATCAAACGGGGCAGTTGCGTCACCTGGCAGATTTTCGGGGTGAGTGGGTAGTGCTGTACTTCTACCCGCGCGACTTCACTTCCGGCTGCACTATCGAGGCTCGCCGCTTTCAGCAGGATCTGCCCAAGTTCCGGGCGATGGGGGCGCAAATTGTGGGCGTCAGTGCCGACTCCGTGGACTCCCACGAACGGTTCTGTTCGGCAGAGGGACTCCAATTTCCATTGCTGTCGGATCCAGACGGTAAGGTTAGCGAAGCCTATGGTTCCTGGATGGGGGATGTAGCCCTGCGCAACACCTTTTTGATTGACCGAGAGGGGATCCTGCGGGAGATTGACCCCATCGTGCATCCCTCTCGTCACAGTGCTGAGGTATTGGCGCAACTGCGAGAGCTGATCAA